In Anastrepha obliqua isolate idAnaObli1 unplaced genomic scaffold, idAnaObli1_1.0 ptg000012l, whole genome shotgun sequence, a single window of DNA contains:
- the LOC129251271 gene encoding putative nuclease HARBI1 yields the protein MRRRILASLRSREDPFLLEEDVFRRFLRFPKSFCWELIQDLKPLDKFERSSRIPFELRFVSVLYFLANGSYQSVIGNCHFSAMSQPSVSRCIEQICKMVVEHKHFEISFPNEAEHYNSIKRGFHNKFGIKGVIGAIDCTHIAILSPQSLIAGVVPHEYMNRKGYYSINVEAICNDELIFQNVNARFPGSCHDAGIWTTSPVRIKLIREHIVGAFKWLLGDSGYPLEPWLLTPIATPSSASEEIFNKTHIKARNTIERAFGVLKSRFRCLSKERVLRYSYKNAAAIIYTCVVFHNMLQKRGIFTDEAMPPEDPSNDENSEPIRSTEYYSEGRRARQNCINALTL from the exons ATGCGTAGACGGATTCTGGCAAGTTTACGCAGCAGGGAAGACCCATTCCTTCTGGAAGAAGACGTTTTCAGGAGGTTTTTAAGATTCCCGAAATCCTTCTGCTGGGAGCTTATTCAAGATCTCAAACCACTTGACAAGTTTGAGCGGAGTTCGAGAATTCCATTTGAACTTCGG TTTGTTTCAGTACTATATTTTCTGGCAAATGGCTCCTACCAAAGCGTTATTGGAAACTGCCACTTCTCGGCAATGAGTCAACCAAGCGTGTCGAGATGTATTGAGCAAATTTGCAAGATGGTAGTGGAACACAAACACTTTGAAATTAGTTTTCCCAATGAGGCGGAGCATTACAACAGCATAAAGAGGGG CTTCCATAACAAATTCGGAATAAAAGGCGTCATAGGTGCTATTGACTGCACACATATTGCAATACTTTCCCCGCAATCTTTAATTGCTGGAGTAGTACCTCATGAGTATATGAATCGCAAGGGATACTACAGCATTAATGTTGAAGCC ATTTGCAACGACgaactaatttttcaaaacgtCAATGCACGATTCCCAGGATCTTGTCATGACGCCGGTATATGGACAACTTCGCCGGTGAGAATCAAACTCATCAGGGAACACATTGTGGGGGCATTTAAATGGCTTTTAGGTGATTCAGGTTATCCTTTGGAGCCATGGCTTCTAACACCAATAGCAACACCTTCTTCCGCTAGCGAagagattttcaataaaacacaTATAAAAGCAAGGAACACAATTGAACGTGCCTTTGGAGTCCTGAAATCACGATTTCGGTGTCTATCCAAAGAGCGCGTTCTTAGATATTCATACAAAAATGCGGCAGCTATCATCTATACATGTGTAGTATTCCACAATATGCTGCAAAAACGTGGCATATTCACTGATGAGGCCATGCCACCAGAAGACCCATCGAATGATGAAAATAGTGAACCAATAAGGTCAACAGAATATTATTCTGAAGGCAGAAGGGCGAGGCAAAATTGCATAAACGCACTTACActgtaa